A stretch of the Clostridium botulinum genome encodes the following:
- the ltrA gene encoding group II intron reverse transcriptase/maturase: protein MNNSNKLQRKQTTQYRGRLVEVEVELQGKQGAQSNNLALAKGERENNVVDDTNNLLEKVLARENMLKAMKRVVANRGSHGIDGMRVDELRGFIIKNWLTIKQKLLEGRYKPSPVRRVEIPKPDGGIRLLGIPTVLDRLIQQALAQELNKIYDPTFSDNSYGFRPNKSAKQAILKSRQYINERHKWVVDIDLEKFFDKVNHDILMERLSRRIKDKRVLKLIRNYLKSGIMINGLKVKSDKGTPQGGPLSPILANIMLDEVDKELEKRGHRFCRFADDCNIYVKSKKAGLRVMASIRKILEGLLKLKVNENKSAVDFVTRRKFLGFSFYFAKGGANIRIHEKSYKRFTNKIRKLTNRNKGISMEYRVYMINQLTIGWINYFGIAKANAKIQKIDSWIRRRLRSCIWKQWKKVKTRGRNLIKLGLPTYKAWEYANTRKGYWRISKSPILDTILNNKYIENLGYKSISKRYQLIHNS from the coding sequence TTGAATAATTCAAATAAATTACAAAGAAAGCAGACAACTCAATATAGAGGTCGCCTTGTGGAAGTAGAAGTGGAACTTCAAGGTAAACAAGGGGCGCAGAGTAATAATTTGGCGTTAGCAAAGGGAGAAAGAGAAAACAATGTAGTAGATGATACTAATAATCTACTTGAAAAGGTTTTAGCTAGAGAAAATATGCTAAAAGCTATGAAAAGAGTAGTTGCCAATAGAGGAAGTCATGGTATTGATGGTATGAGAGTCGATGAACTTCGAGGGTTTATTATCAAAAATTGGCTAACAATTAAGCAAAAGTTATTAGAAGGAAGGTATAAACCTTCACCAGTTAGGAGAGTGGAAATACCAAAACCTGACGGTGGAATTAGATTGCTTGGAATACCTACTGTACTTGATAGATTAATACAACAGGCATTAGCTCAAGAACTTAATAAAATTTATGACCCTACCTTTTCGGATAATAGCTATGGATTTAGACCAAATAAAAGTGCTAAACAAGCTATATTAAAATCAAGACAATATATCAATGAGAGGCATAAATGGGTTGTTGATATAGACTTAGAAAAATTCTTTGATAAAGTTAACCATGATATATTAATGGAAAGACTTTCAAGAAGAATAAAGGACAAAAGGGTACTTAAACTAATTAGAAATTATCTTAAATCTGGAATAATGATAAATGGATTGAAGGTAAAATCAGATAAAGGTACACCGCAAGGTGGTCCATTAAGCCCAATACTTGCTAATATTATGCTTGATGAAGTAGATAAAGAACTTGAGAAAAGAGGTCATAGATTTTGCCGATTTGCAGATGACTGCAACATTTATGTCAAAAGTAAAAAGGCAGGATTAAGAGTTATGGCAAGTATAAGAAAAATACTTGAAGGTTTATTAAAACTTAAAGTTAATGAAAATAAAAGTGCAGTAGATTTTGTGACGAGAAGAAAATTTCTTGGATTTTCATTCTATTTTGCAAAAGGCGGAGCCAATATAAGAATACATGAAAAGTCATATAAAAGATTCACAAATAAAATAAGAAAATTAACAAACCGTAATAAAGGTATAAGTATGGAATATAGAGTTTATATGATTAACCAATTAACGATTGGATGGATTAATTACTTTGGAATAGCGAAAGCTAACGCTAAAATACAAAAAATAGATAGTTGGATAAGAAGAAGGTTAAGGAGTTGTATTTGGAAACAATGGAAAAAGGTTAAAACTAGAGGACGAAACCTCATAAAACTAGGTCTTCCGACCTATAAAGCATGGGAATATGCAAATACAAGAAAAGGCTATTGGAGAATATCCAAAAGCCCAATTCTTGATACAATCTTAAACAACAAATATATTGAAAATCTTGGTTACAAAAGTATATCTAAAAGATATCAGCTAATACATAATTCTTAA
- a CDS encoding vitamin B12 dependent-methionine synthase activation domain-containing protein, translating to MNEYNLILNEKEILRYLGYKGQEIPLQLRKKILDIRKESKTLFQPKFIYEVYSINKNRNFIEVQGTTLNLLGKDISILLKDSRKCILMAVTLGNTIERRIKFYERIDLTKALILDACATAAVEEICDFIESKLREEYIKEGKTLTYRYSPGYGDLPLYTQKDFISSLNCERRIGLKVSEHMLLLPRKSVTAILGIKDGNYIERKPTCSNCNNYNNCLYRREGEIFACKGVY from the coding sequence ATGAATGAATATAATCTTATTCTTAATGAAAAAGAAATTTTAAGGTATTTAGGGTATAAAGGACAAGAAATACCTCTACAGCTAAGAAAAAAGATATTAGATATTAGAAAAGAGAGTAAAACATTATTTCAACCCAAATTTATATATGAAGTTTACTCCATAAATAAAAATAGAAATTTTATAGAAGTTCAGGGTACAACTCTAAATTTATTAGGTAAAGATATAAGCATATTATTAAAAGATAGCAGAAAGTGTATACTTATGGCTGTAACATTAGGAAATACTATAGAGAGAAGAATTAAATTTTATGAAAGAATAGATTTAACTAAAGCATTAATTTTAGATGCATGTGCTACTGCTGCTGTAGAAGAAATCTGTGATTTTATAGAATCTAAATTAAGAGAAGAATATATTAAAGAAGGAAAAACACTAACTTATAGATATAGTCCTGGTTATGGTGATTTACCTTTATATACCCAAAAGGATTTTATTAGTTCATTAAATTGCGAAAGAAGAATAGGACTTAAAGTTTCGGAACATATGCTGTTACTTCCACGAAAATCAGTAACAGCTATATTAGGAATAAAAGATGGAAACTATATAGAAAGAAAACCTACATGTAGTAATTGTAATAATTACAATAATTGTTTATATAGAAGAGAGGGTGAAATTTTTGCTTGTAAGGGAGTATATTAA
- the metF gene encoding methylenetetrahydrofolate reductase [NAD(P)H]: protein MNIRHIFNKKKLVFSLEVFPPKIDSPLKTIYKALNELSNLNPDFISVTYGAGGSLVNNKTAEISSLIKNVYNIEALAHLTCISAKKDDIDKITERLTSEGVSNILALRGDDNGVQRNDFNYASDLVEYIQNKDKFNIISACYPEGHIENKGLDIEIENMKRKIDNGTTSFISQLFFDNNSYYNFLNKVRSKGINVPIQAGIMPVINKKQIERITKLCGAKIPPKFAKILDKYEHNKEALRDAGIAYAVDQIIDLISTGVDGIHLYTMNNPYVANKINDSIKLVLRTINNECSA from the coding sequence ATGAACATTAGGCATATTTTTAATAAAAAGAAATTAGTTTTTTCCTTAGAAGTATTTCCACCTAAAATAGATTCACCTTTAAAAACCATTTATAAAGCATTAAATGAACTTAGTAATTTAAATCCTGATTTTATTAGTGTTACGTATGGTGCTGGTGGAAGTTTAGTTAATAATAAAACAGCTGAAATATCATCTTTGATAAAAAATGTATACAATATAGAAGCATTAGCACATTTAACATGTATATCAGCAAAAAAAGATGATATAGATAAAATTACAGAAAGACTAACATCAGAAGGAGTTAGTAATATATTAGCTCTTAGAGGTGACGATAATGGAGTGCAAAGAAATGATTTTAATTATGCAAGTGATCTTGTGGAATATATACAAAATAAAGATAAATTTAATATAATTTCAGCCTGTTATCCAGAAGGGCATATAGAAAATAAAGGATTAGATATAGAAATAGAAAATATGAAAAGAAAAATCGACAATGGCACAACAAGTTTTATATCACAATTGTTTTTTGACAATAATAGTTACTATAATTTCTTAAATAAAGTTAGAAGTAAAGGAATAAATGTGCCAATTCAAGCTGGAATTATGCCTGTTATAAATAAAAAGCAAATAGAAAGGATAACTAAGCTATGTGGTGCTAAAATTCCTCCAAAATTCGCTAAAATTTTGGATAAATATGAACACAATAAAGAAGCATTAAGAGATGCAGGGATTGCTTATGCAGTAGATCAAATAATAGACTTAATTTCTACTGGTGTTGATGGAATACATCTTTATACAATGAATAATCCTTATGTTGCTAATAAAATTAATGATAGTATAAAGTTAGTACTTAGAACAATTAATAATGAATGTAGTGCTTAA
- a CDS encoding homocysteine S-methyltransferase family protein, with the protein MLVREYIKDKILVFDGAMGTMLQKSGLKLGENPEQFNFTHEEKLIEIHKKYIDSGAKVITTNTFGANELKLKNISLSVEDVIKQAVKLANIAREDTECFIALDIGPIGELLEPMGTLSFEKAVEIFKRQIKVGVKSGVDLILIETMTDLYEMKAAIIAAKETCDLPVFATMSFEENGRTFTGCLPESMAVTLEGLGVDALGVNCSLGPKELKPIVERIIKNTNLTIMVQPNAGLPKISNGEAVYDISPEEFCDYVEALVDIGVSVIGGCCGTTPDFIRNISNMALNKTIFKRTPICNHMVTTPSKVVEIDEVRIIGERINPTGKKRFKEAILQKDMDYILRQAIEQIDAGAEILDVNVGLPQINEADMIETTIKEIQSIVDTPLQIDSGNIEAIERALRVYNGKPIVNSVNGEDKSLETILPLVKKYGAAVVGLTLDSNGIPKSCDERVKIAKKIVKKALEVGIKKEDIYIDCLTLTVSAQQEEVMETLKALKKVKEELGVKTVLGVSNISFGLPNRELINETFLALALGAGLDLPIINPNKQGMLNVVNVFKVLNNNDKNAQKYIETYRDKQIETHVLSKNIETKSTLNQEDVKLEDAILQGLKSNTRNLTQELLRVKSELEIVNEFLIPALDKVGEKYEKGEIFLPQLIQSAETVKEAFDLIKDSLSKNNRKKVSKGKIILATVKGDIHDIGKNIVKVILENYGYDILDLGKDVPIEKVVKEALEHNIQLVGLSALMTTTIKSMHDTIIALKKANFKGKVMVGGAVVTEDYANEMGADFYAKDAKDSVEIAKIIFS; encoded by the coding sequence TTGCTTGTAAGGGAGTATATTAAAGATAAGATTTTAGTTTTTGATGGAGCAATGGGAACCATGTTACAAAAATCAGGATTAAAGCTCGGGGAAAATCCTGAACAATTTAATTTCACTCATGAGGAGAAATTAATAGAAATTCATAAAAAATACATAGACTCTGGCGCCAAGGTTATAACTACAAATACTTTTGGAGCTAATGAATTAAAACTTAAAAACATCTCTCTATCTGTAGAAGATGTTATAAAGCAAGCAGTAAAGTTAGCTAATATAGCAAGAGAAGATACAGAGTGTTTTATCGCTTTAGATATTGGACCTATTGGGGAATTATTAGAACCTATGGGAACACTAAGTTTTGAAAAAGCAGTAGAAATTTTCAAAAGACAAATTAAAGTAGGCGTAAAATCAGGAGTAGATTTAATTCTTATAGAAACTATGACAGATTTATATGAGATGAAAGCAGCTATTATTGCAGCAAAAGAAACTTGTGATTTACCTGTATTTGCAACTATGTCTTTTGAAGAGAATGGAAGAACATTTACAGGCTGTCTTCCTGAAAGTATGGCAGTAACATTAGAAGGATTAGGTGTTGATGCCTTAGGGGTAAACTGTTCTCTTGGACCTAAAGAACTTAAACCTATAGTTGAAAGAATAATTAAAAATACTAACTTAACAATTATGGTACAACCTAACGCAGGTCTTCCTAAAATAAGTAATGGTGAAGCTGTATATGACATATCTCCAGAGGAATTTTGTGATTATGTAGAAGCATTAGTTGATATAGGAGTTTCAGTTATTGGGGGATGTTGTGGTACAACTCCTGACTTTATAAGGAATATTAGTAATATGGCATTAAATAAAACTATATTTAAAAGAACACCTATTTGTAATCATATGGTTACAACACCATCTAAAGTAGTTGAAATAGATGAAGTTAGGATAATTGGTGAGAGAATAAATCCTACTGGAAAGAAGAGATTCAAAGAAGCTATTTTACAAAAAGATATGGATTATATACTAAGACAAGCTATAGAGCAAATAGACGCAGGTGCAGAAATATTAGATGTTAATGTGGGATTACCACAAATAAATGAAGCAGATATGATAGAAACTACTATAAAAGAAATACAAAGTATAGTAGATACTCCACTCCAAATAGATTCTGGTAATATAGAAGCTATTGAAAGGGCTTTAAGGGTGTATAATGGTAAACCTATTGTTAATTCAGTAAACGGTGAAGATAAGTCTTTAGAAACTATACTTCCACTTGTAAAAAAATATGGTGCAGCTGTAGTAGGATTAACTTTAGATAGTAACGGTATTCCAAAGTCTTGTGACGAAAGGGTAAAAATTGCTAAAAAAATAGTTAAAAAAGCATTAGAAGTAGGTATAAAAAAAGAGGATATATATATAGATTGTTTAACACTTACAGTGTCAGCCCAACAAGAAGAAGTTATGGAAACTTTGAAGGCATTAAAAAAGGTTAAAGAAGAACTTGGAGTAAAAACAGTCCTTGGGGTATCCAATATTTCCTTTGGACTTCCAAATAGAGAACTAATAAACGAGACATTTTTAGCTTTAGCCCTAGGAGCAGGATTAGATTTGCCTATAATAAATCCTAATAAGCAAGGAATGTTAAATGTTGTAAATGTATTTAAAGTATTAAATAATAATGATAAAAATGCTCAGAAATACATAGAAACTTACAGAGATAAACAAATAGAAACGCATGTTTTGAGTAAAAATATAGAAACCAAAAGCACTTTAAACCAAGAAGATGTTAAATTAGAAGACGCTATATTACAAGGATTAAAAAGTAATACTAGAAATTTAACACAGGAGTTATTAAGAGTAAAAAGTGAATTAGAAATAGTAAATGAATTTTTAATACCTGCTTTAGATAAAGTAGGGGAGAAATATGAAAAAGGGGAAATATTTTTACCGCAACTTATTCAATCAGCAGAAACTGTAAAAGAAGCTTTTGATTTAATTAAAGATAGTTTATCAAAGAACAATAGAAAAAAAGTAAGCAAGGGAAAAATTATTCTTGCTACTGTAAAAGGGGATATTCACGATATAGGAAAAAATATAGTAAAAGTAATACTCGAAAACTATGGATATGATATCTTAGATTTAGGTAAAGATGTTCCTATTGAGAAAGTTGTAAAAGAGGCGTTAGAGCATAATATACAGCTAGTAGGACTTAGTGCTTTAATGACAACTACAATAAAGTCTATGCATGATACTATTATTGCCTTAAAGAAAGCGAACTTTAAGGGTAAAGTTATGGTTGGGGGAGCTGTTGTTACAGAGGATTATGCAAATGAAATGGGTGCGGATTTTTATGCTAAAGATGCTAAGGATTCTGTTGAAATTGCAAAAATTATATTTAGTTAA
- a CDS encoding aminotransferase class I/II-fold pyridoxal phosphate-dependent enzyme, with translation MIQNTKEFLRKYNINDSVLNLYEAAMNDIEEQFKKLDDIREFNQLKVLYAFQEEHISESHFTNTTGYGYGDIGRDSLDKVYARIFNTESALVRPHFVNGTHALGSALFGNLRPGDTMLSVCGEPYDTLHDVIGINKNENMGSLKEFGVNYKQIDLKKDGKPNLDEIKKVLLEDENIKLVHIQRSTGYGWRRALLIEDIKNIVDCVKGVRKTIICFVDNCYGEFIDIKEPTDVGADLVAGSLIKNIGGGIAPTGGYIAGTKECVEKTSYRLTVPGIGGECGSTFGVMRSMYQGLFLAPHISMEALKGAILCARIMELAGFEVLPKYDEKRSDIIQSIKFNDKYKLIEFCKGIQTGSPIDSFVSCEPWDMPGYTDQVIMAAGAFIQGSSIELSADAPIREPYIAYLQGGLTFDHAKIGILMALSRIIK, from the coding sequence ATGATACAAAATACAAAAGAATTTTTAAGAAAATATAACATAAATGATTCAGTTTTAAATTTATATGAAGCTGCTATGAATGATATAGAAGAACAATTTAAAAAACTAGATGATATTAGAGAATTTAATCAGCTTAAAGTATTATATGCTTTTCAAGAAGAGCATATCAGTGAATCACACTTTACTAATACTACTGGCTATGGATATGGTGATATAGGAAGAGATTCATTAGATAAGGTGTATGCTAGAATATTTAATACTGAAAGTGCTCTTGTAAGACCTCATTTTGTAAATGGAACTCATGCTCTTGGTTCAGCTTTGTTTGGAAATTTAAGACCAGGAGATACTATGTTATCTGTTTGTGGAGAACCTTATGATACATTACATGATGTAATAGGTATTAATAAAAATGAAAATATGGGTTCTCTGAAAGAATTTGGAGTAAATTATAAGCAAATAGACTTAAAAAAAGATGGGAAACCAAACTTAGACGAAATAAAAAAGGTTTTATTAGAAGATGAAAATATAAAATTAGTACATATACAAAGATCCACAGGTTATGGCTGGAGAAGAGCTCTATTAATAGAAGATATAAAGAACATAGTAGACTGCGTAAAAGGAGTTAGGAAAACAATTATTTGTTTTGTTGATAACTGTTATGGTGAATTTATAGACATAAAAGAACCTACAGATGTAGGAGCTGATCTTGTAGCGGGATCATTAATTAAAAACATAGGTGGCGGAATTGCTCCAACTGGTGGATATATTGCTGGAACTAAAGAATGTGTAGAAAAAACATCTTATAGATTAACTGTACCTGGAATCGGTGGAGAATGTGGTTCTACTTTTGGTGTTATGAGATCAATGTATCAAGGGTTATTCTTAGCACCACATATATCTATGGAAGCTTTAAAAGGAGCCATTCTTTGTGCTAGAATTATGGAACTTGCAGGTTTTGAAGTATTACCTAAATATGATGAAAAAAGAAGCGATATAATTCAATCTATTAAATTTAATGATAAATATAAACTTATTGAATTTTGTAAGGGAATTCAAACTGGTTCACCTATAGATTCGTTTGTATCTTGTGAACCTTGGGATATGCCAGGTTACACTGATCAAGTTATAATGGCAGCAGGTGCATTTATACAGGGTTCATCAATAGAATTATCTGCAGATGCGCCAATTAGAGAACCATACATTGCTTATTTACAAGGTGGTTTAACATTTGATCATGCTAAAATAGGTATTCTTATGGCTCTAAGTAGAATAATAAAATAA
- the mutL gene encoding DNA mismatch repair endonuclease MutL, with amino-acid sequence MKRINLLSEETSNKIAAGEVVERPASVVKELVENSIDANSQNITIEIKESGKEEIKITDDGIGIHPEDVKKAFMPHGTSKISFIEDLYSINTFGFRGEALPSIAAVSNVLLKTKTKDSNFGKEISVSGGKVNYVKDTGCNIGTVIEVKDLFFNVPAREKFLKSDKRESGLISNIINRLALANHNISFKYYNNDKRSLITFASEDVKNTIRAIYGKNIYENIISFEKHSDIVSVYGYVGNSEISRGSRNNQSIFVNKRYIKSGIITTAVENAFKSFSTVNKFPFFVLFLDIYPEFLDVNVHPTKSEVKFQDERIIYKVVFDAVHSALSDSVRKSFSLEFEEEDSEPTPVQIPIDLKDKEIKPVINNLECLMSNLNTVKFNNDSNNINNQLINKDNSTNINEKEYNKYDKEDTFLKENTNISRDTTYKIDTNYKTNNNNACKEQSDTLEQIAKFPKLNVIGQFNKTYILAQTLDIFYMIDQHAAHEKILFEKFRNQIKNRDVISQILLTPVVIEMSAEDFAYYLDNKNIFQESGFSVELFGDNTISIREAPMLLGKVSTKDFFLEILDDIKNMGKGNIEEVKHNMIASLACKAAIKANHSLSYEEMCSLIDELRYIEEPFNCPHGRPTIIKSSLKEIEKKFKRIQ; translated from the coding sequence TTGAAAAGAATTAATTTATTAAGTGAGGAAACTTCTAATAAGATAGCGGCAGGAGAAGTGGTTGAAAGACCTGCTTCTGTTGTTAAAGAATTAGTAGAAAATAGTATAGATGCAAATTCACAAAACATAACTATAGAAATTAAAGAGAGTGGGAAAGAAGAAATCAAGATAACAGATGATGGTATAGGAATACATCCAGAAGACGTAAAAAAAGCCTTTATGCCTCATGGTACTAGTAAAATTTCATTTATAGAAGACTTATATTCTATAAATACTTTTGGTTTTAGAGGAGAAGCACTTCCTAGTATTGCAGCGGTTTCTAATGTATTATTAAAAACTAAAACAAAAGACAGTAATTTTGGAAAAGAAATTTCTGTGTCTGGTGGAAAAGTAAATTATGTTAAGGATACTGGATGTAATATAGGTACAGTTATTGAAGTAAAAGATTTATTTTTTAATGTACCAGCCAGGGAAAAATTCTTAAAATCGGATAAACGAGAATCAGGTTTAATTTCTAATATTATAAATAGATTAGCACTTGCTAATCATAATATATCATTTAAATATTATAATAATGATAAAAGATCTCTTATAACTTTTGCATCAGAAGATGTTAAAAATACTATAAGAGCCATATATGGTAAGAACATATATGAAAATATAATTAGTTTTGAAAAACATTCAGATATAGTATCTGTTTATGGATATGTAGGAAATTCAGAAATAAGTAGAGGAAGTCGAAATAACCAAAGTATTTTTGTCAATAAAAGATATATAAAAAGTGGTATTATTACAACAGCCGTAGAAAATGCTTTCAAATCATTTTCTACAGTAAATAAATTTCCCTTCTTTGTTTTATTTCTAGATATATATCCTGAATTTTTAGATGTTAATGTTCATCCTACTAAGTCAGAAGTGAAATTTCAGGATGAACGAATAATATATAAAGTTGTTTTTGATGCTGTTCATTCTGCGTTATCTGATAGCGTTAGAAAATCTTTTAGCTTAGAATTTGAAGAAGAAGATTCTGAGCCAACACCCGTACAGATACCAATAGATTTAAAGGATAAAGAAATAAAACCAGTAATAAATAATTTAGAATGTTTAATGAGTAACCTTAACACTGTTAAATTTAATAACGATTCTAATAATATAAATAATCAATTAATTAATAAAGATAATTCTACAAATATTAATGAAAAAGAGTATAATAAATATGATAAGGAAGATACATTTTTAAAAGAGAATACTAACATATCTAGAGATACTACATACAAAATAGATACTAATTATAAAACTAATAATAATAATGCATGTAAAGAACAATCAGACACACTAGAGCAAATAGCTAAATTTCCAAAACTTAATGTAATAGGTCAATTTAATAAGACATATATACTTGCTCAAACATTAGATATTTTCTATATGATTGACCAACATGCAGCTCATGAAAAAATACTTTTTGAGAAATTTAGAAATCAAATAAAAAATAGAGATGTTATATCTCAAATTTTATTGACTCCTGTAGTTATTGAAATGAGTGCAGAAGATTTTGCGTATTACTTAGATAATAAAAATATTTTTCAAGAAAGTGGTTTTTCGGTAGAGCTTTTTGGTGATAATACTATAAGTATAAGAGAAGCACCAATGCTTCTTGGAAAAGTAAGTACAAAGGATTTCTTTTTAGAAATTTTAGATGATATCAAGAATATGGGAAAAGGTAATATAGAAGAGGTAAAACATAACATGATAGCTTCCTTAGCATGTAAGGCAGCAATTAAAGCTAATCATTCATTAAGCTATGAAGAAATGTGCTCTTTAATAGATGAATTACGCTATATTGAAGAACCTTTTAATTGTCCACATGGAAGACCTACTATTATAAAATCATCACTAAAAGAAATTGAGAAAAAATTTAAAAGGATTCAATAA
- the miaA gene encoding tRNA (adenosine(37)-N6)-dimethylallyltransferase MiaA gives MKQDLFILAGPTAVGKTDISIELAKKLNGEIISADSMQIYKHMDIGSAKITEEEKQGIPHYMIDFVEPLDEFSVAEFKEKAINTIDSISSKGSLPMIVGGTGFYIDSLIFNYDFANTYKDEEYREYLKNLAEEKGKEYVHELLKDVDEKSYKRLYPNDLKRVIRALEVFKLTNKTISEFNAEQDKFDIPYNVYYFVLNMDRVKLYERINKRVDIMIERGLVEEVKMLRSMGCTADMQSMKGIGYKEILYYLDGKMTLQDAIELIKKGSRNYAKRQLTWFRKDKRVIWIDKDQYENDSEICDAIVEKINNLIAK, from the coding sequence ATGAAACAAGATTTGTTTATTTTGGCAGGACCTACTGCTGTTGGAAAAACGGACATATCTATAGAACTTGCTAAAAAACTAAATGGAGAAATTATTTCAGCAGATTCTATGCAAATATATAAACACATGGACATAGGTTCAGCTAAAATTACAGAAGAAGAAAAGCAGGGCATACCTCACTATATGATAGATTTTGTAGAGCCTTTAGATGAGTTTAGTGTAGCGGAATTCAAGGAAAAAGCTATAAATACAATCGATTCTATATCATCTAAAGGAAGTTTACCTATGATAGTTGGTGGAACAGGTTTTTATATTGATTCGTTAATATTTAACTATGATTTTGCTAACACATATAAAGATGAAGAGTATAGAGAGTACCTAAAGAATCTAGCAGAAGAAAAAGGTAAGGAATATGTACATGAATTATTAAAGGATGTAGACGAGAAATCTTACAAAAGATTATATCCAAATGATCTTAAAAGAGTAATCAGAGCACTTGAAGTATTTAAACTTACAAATAAAACAATTTCTGAGTTTAATGCAGAACAAGATAAGTTTGATATACCTTATAATGTGTATTATTTTGTTTTAAATATGGATCGTGTAAAATTATATGAGAGAATAAATAAAAGAGTAGATATAATGATTGAAAGAGGACTCGTAGAAGAAGTTAAAATGCTACGTTCTATGGGATGTACAGCTGACATGCAATCAATGAAGGGTATAGGATATAAGGAAATTCTATATTATCTTGATGGAAAAATGACTTTACAAGATGCAATAGAGCTTATAAAAAAAGGTAGTAGAAATTATGCTAAACGTCAGTTAACATGGTTTAGAAAAGATAAAAGGGTTATATGGATAGATAAAGATCAGTATGAAAATGATAGTGAGATATGTGATGCAATAGTAGAAAAAATTAATAATCTTATTGCAAAGTAA
- the hfq gene encoding RNA chaperone Hfq, with amino-acid sequence MNKSTSNLQDLFLNNARRNKVPVIIYLTNGFQLNGLVQGFDNFTIILDNDGKQMMIYKHAVSTIIPTTPILFNPKDK; translated from the coding sequence GTGAATAAATCAACTAGCAACTTACAAGATTTATTTTTAAACAACGCAAGAAGAAATAAGGTTCCTGTAATAATATATTTAACTAATGGGTTTCAACTTAATGGACTTGTGCAAGGATTTGATAACTTCACGATAATTCTTGATAATGACGGTAAACAAATGATGATCTATAAACATGCAGTTTCTACTATAATTCCCACAACCCCAATATTATTTAACCCAAAAGACAAATAA